A section of the Maylandia zebra isolate NMK-2024a linkage group LG8, Mzebra_GT3a, whole genome shotgun sequence genome encodes:
- the LOC112435243 gene encoding low-density lipoprotein receptor-related protein 1 has translation MTNGAMNVEIGNPAYKIYEGDPDDDAGELLDSDFALDPDKPTNFTNPVYATLYMGAHNSRNSLASTDEKKELLSQVDEDMSDPLA, from the exons ATGACCAACGGGGCCATGAATGTTGAGATTGGAAACCCTGCCTATAAGATCTATGAAGGAGATCCTGATGATGATGCTGGGGAACTTCTGGACTCCGACTTTGCTTTAGACCCAGACAAG CCCACCAACTTCACGAACCCAGTGTATGCCACCCTGTACATGGGTGCCCACAACAGCCGCAATTCTCTGGCGAGCACTGATGAAAAGAAGGAGCTCCTCTCCCAGGTTGACGAGGACATGAGCGACCCCCTGGCATAG
- the hs3st3l gene encoding heparan sulfate (glucosamine) 3-O-sulfotransferase 3-like, whose amino-acid sequence MATFYHHHHYNHHHHHHPPNTDLRRLFHRLTIASSLSILCFSLVYFLTGCCESELTENSEIKSPTSEFLVSGSGWPYERNGTSFAKESVTAAGEGAFGSEHPELEANSSGKEWTATRRLPQALIIGVKKGGTRALLEFLRLHPDIRALGSEPHFFDRHYARGLDWYRSIMPKALDGQIVMEKTPRYFVTVETPARVHAMSKDVKLIVVVRDPVTRAISDYTQIISKTPNIPAFESLAFKNQTTGQIDSLWSPLWIGLYAQHMERWLAWFPRNQIHLVSGERLISDPAGELGKVQDFLGLQRIVTDKHFYFNKTKGFPCLKKPEGSSKPHCLGKTKGRTHASINPEAIQRLRDFYKPHNQRFYQMAGQDFGWQ is encoded by the exons ATGGCAACTTtttaccaccaccaccactacaaccaccatcatcaccaccaccctCCGAACACGGACCTGCGGCGGCTTTTCCACCGGCTCACCATCGCGTCCTCGCTGAGCATCCTCTGCTTTTCGTTGGTCTACTTTCTCACTGGATGCTGCGAGTCGGAACTGACAGAAAACTCTGAAATAAAGTCGCCCACGAGCGAATTCCTCGTGTCGGGGTCAGGATGGCCGTACGAGAGAAACGGAACCAGTTTTGCCAAAGAGAGTGTCACCGCAGCTGGAGAAGGCGCATTCGGCAGCGAGCATCCCGAGCTGGAGGCGAACAGCTCCGGGAAAGAGTGGACAGCCACTCGGAGGTTACCCCAGGCGCTGATTATAGGGGTTAAAAAAGGAGGCACCCGAGCACTGCTGGAGTTTCTGCGGCTCCATCCAGACATCCGCGCCCTGGGGTCTGAGCCGCACTTCTTCGACCGGCATTACGCACGGGGATTGGACTGGTACAG AAGTATAATGCCCAAAGCCCTGGATGGCCAGATTGTTATGGAGAAGACGCCTCGTTACTTTGTTACCGTGGAAACACCAGCGCGAGTCCATGCCATGTCTAAAGATGTGAAGCTGATCGTAGTTGTCCGTGACCCTGTGACCCGAGCCATATCTGACTACACACAGATCATCTCCAAGACCCCAAACATCCCCGCCTTTGAGAGTCTAGCCTTCAAGAACCAAACCACAG GTCAGATCGACTCTCTGTGGAGCCCGCTGTGGATCGGTCTGTATGCCCAACACATGGAGCGTTGGCTGGCCTGGTTCCCCAGAAATCAGATCCATCTGGTCAGCGGGGAAAGGCTCATCTCAGACCCAGCCGGGGAACTGGGCAAAGTCCAGGACTTTCTGGGCCTCCAGAGGATTGTCACAGACAAGCACTTCTACTTCAACAAAACTAAAGGCTTCCCGTGCCTCAAGAAGCCGGAGGGAAGTAGTAAACCGCACTGCCTGGGCAAGACAAAAGGGAGGACGCACGCCTCCATCAACCCAGAGGCGATTCAGAGACTGAGGGATTTCTACAAGCCTCACAACCAGCGCTTCTATCAGATGGCAGGACAGGATTTTGGATGGCAGTGA